In Pedosphaera parvula Ellin514, the genomic stretch GGATGGCTGGGACTCGTGCTTTCATTCAACCTTCTTGAAACTTCATAATATTCCTTCTGACATGCAAGCTGGAAGCCAGTTTTTACCGCCTGCTTAACTAAATCGGTCGAGCCAATGCCACTTACTTTGGTTCGAGGCTCGCAATAGAACCTATTTGGCGTGCTGGGGAGAGTTGGCCTGCTTGATTGGTTCAGGCGGCGGCACTTTGCTTCGTGGACTGCGGCGCAATCCATTTTGAAACCAGAGTTTCCAGACCATCCACAAGGCTTCATTAATGATGCCACCCGACATTTTCGACGTCCCCTGAAAACGGTCGGTAAAAATAATAGGAACTTCGACCACCTGCATTCCTTGACGCCAAATCTTGTGCGTCATCTCAATCTGAAAGCAGTAACCATTGGATTCAATGGTGTTCAAATCCAGAGATTGAAGCGCGCGTCGGCGAAAACATTTGAAGCCGCCAGTTGGATCGGTAAATGGCATGCCGGTAATCAAGCGGACATATTCGGCTGCTCCCTTGCTCAACATCAACCGGCTGAGCGGCCAGTTAATCACCCGAATGCCGTTGCAATAACGCGAACCCAAAACCAGGTAGGCGTTTTGCGCCGCCTCGATGAACCGGGGAATATCATCCGGATTATGGGAGAAATCGCCGTCCATCTCCATGATGAACTCGTAGTCCCGTTCCAGGGCCCAGGTAAACCCGGCGCAGTATGCGCGCCCCAGACCCTGCTTTTGCTGCCGATGTAACACATGCACCGCTGGGTGCTTCGCAGCCAACTCATCCGCCAGCTTACCAGTTCCATCAGGTGAGTTATCATCCACCACCAGTAAGTCCACCGGTACAGGCAGCTTCAACAACCGTTCCACCAGCGGTGGAAGATTATCCCGCTCATTGTAAGTTGGCACTACTACCAGTGTTTGATTCATCGCCTAAACCCTGCAAACATTTATCTAAAGAGACACCGAAAACAAGCTGATTTGTATAAACTTAAGTTATTCCAACCTCCCAGAAACTACCATGTAACCAGCCTTTGTTGGCTGAGGTCATTGTTTTCTCACCATAAAAGTTAATTGATTCCTAAAATTGCTCTTATTAGGATTTGGAAAACAATGGGTTCCATTTTCACCCTTATTCGAGTGCTGGCGCATGCCGGTTCCGGTTCCGTATTTGGAATCCTTAGTGCGCTGGTATTCGGCGTCTTTCAAATCTGGATGCTGATCAACGCCTGGCGCAACAAGGAATACCTTTGGGTTCTGTTGATTTTGATGGGGTTAGGCATCTGGTATTTTTTCTACGTTTACCGCCATACCATTTCCACCAACCGGGGTTTCGAACTGCCCGGAGCGTCCAAACGCAAACGCATCAAGGAACTCCAAGCCAAGATTCATCATCTCGACAACGCCGTCCACCACTTCCACTTGGGAGACATCTACTTCCAGCAGGGAAAACTGGATAAGGCGGAGGCTTGCTATCGCGCCGCTCTGGAGCGCGATCCAAAAGATATCGATGCCCGGGCCCACCTGGGTCAAACCTTGCTGCGCCTGAAACGTCCGGCGGAGGCCCGTCCGCTGCTGGAGGGCGTCTGCCACGAAGATCCCAAACATGATTACGGTTATTCCATGATGGCCCTGGCGGAAACGCTTTCGGCAGTTGGTGAACAGAATGCCGCGTTGGAAGTCTGGTTGAGAGTCACGTCCCAACATTCCTATCCCCGAGCGAAGGTCCAGCTCGCTGAACTTTACGTGGCGAAAAATCAACTGGACCCGGCTCGCGCCGAACTGAGAGACATCCTCGCCGACGACGCGCATGCGCCTGCCTTTCAACGGAAACGTGATCGGGTCTGGGTGCACCGTGCCAAGCGCCTCATCAAAAAGATATAGGTCTCACTTTCCTGATTTATAATTCTATTGGCATACCCCTGCCATTCGTCCTACGCTGCTCACCCGATGAAATCGATTTTGTCAGAAGCACACCAGGTGCCCTTCGCCGCTCAAGTCGAAGAGATCGTCGCTTCCACGCCGGTTTACGATATCCATACCCATTTGTATGAACCGGCTTTCAATGAATTACTTCTCTGGGGCATTGACGAGTTACTGGTCTATCACTATCTCGTAGCGGAATCCTTTCGTCAGCATAACCTCCCCTACGATAAATTCTGGGCGCTTTCCAAAACCCAGCAGGCGGATCTCATCTGGAATTCCCTGTTCATCGAACATTCTCCCATCTCCGAGGCCTGCCGTGGCGTCTTAACCACGCTGCATGCCTTCGGTTTGGATGTAAAGAAGCACGACCTGCCATCGATCCGTAATTGGTTTGCCAATCGCAAGCTCGACACTCATATCACTGAGTGCATGCAGCTCGCCGGCGTCAAAACCATTTGCATGACGAACTCGCCTTTCGATGATTTGGAACGTCCGGTCTGGGAGCGCGGTTTTCAACGTGACGAACGGTTCACGGCGGCGTTGCGTATCGACCCGCTTATCTTAAACTGGCCTGAAGTGGCGCCGAAGCTCGCGCAATGGGGTTACAACGTCGAAGCCAATCCTTCCTCCGGCAAGACGTTTAGCGAAATCCGCCGTTTCCTGGCTGATTGGTCTAAGCGTATCAATGCCCAATATGTCATGGTTTCGCTGCCGCCGGATTTTCAGTTTCCGGCGAACACTATGTCTGCCAGCATCATCGAACATGCCGTTCTGCCGCATTGTCGCGATACCGGACTGCCGTTTGCCTTGATGCCGGGTGTAAAGCGGGCGGTGAATCCGCAATTAAAATTGGCTGGTGATGGCGTCGGCCTGACTGATCTCACCATGCTGCAAAACCTTTGTGCGCAATTTCCCGAAAACAAATTTCTCGCCACGGTGCTGGCCCGGGAGAATCAGCATGAACTCTGCGTGCTCGCTCGTAAATTCCGCAACCTTCACATCTTTGGCTGCTGGTGGTTTACCAACATTCCTTCGATCATTGATGAGATGACTCGCATGCGTATTGAACTGCTGGGCACCAGCTTTACGCCGCAGCATTCCGATGCGCGAGTGTTGGACCAGATCGTGTATAAATGGCAACACAGCCGCCGAGTCATTGCACGCGTCCTGCTCGAGAAATACCTGGAATTGGGCCAGGACGGCTGGCCGGTTTCCCGCGCGGAAGTGGAGCGGGACGTCAAAGACCTCTTTGGTGGTGCTTTTGAGCGATTTTGTAAATCCTGAGCGGCACCGGACTGCAGGTTTGGCAGAGGGACTGGCGTCTTAGGGGCGAATAGGTTGACCGCAACCTTCGTCAAAATGCGGTGTTAGAAGGAAAAATGGCCGACACCCCTAAATCAACTCACGTCGCTAATGGGCCGCTTTGGGTTATTGCCCTGGCTTTGGTAACCATTGCTGGCTGCCTGGTGCTATTAGTTCTCAAAAGTCTTCCACGCCAACGGATCCCGCGCCAGCGGCAGAAATTGTTGAAGCTGTGGAAGACCCTGCTCCGCCTGAACCGGGCTCCCGGTTGTTCCGGTCAGACCCAAGACGAGGCTGGCCCAGGTAGTGGCAAGAAAGCCAGTCGCAAGTTTACCCGCACCGACACCCCCTGATGTGCCCATTATAAACGATCAACCTGTCGTCACCCCTGTCGCTGAAACTCCGCCAGTTCCGATGGTTTCCGGGGGACTCGCTCCTTTAACTGGTAGATTCGACAATGCCTCCGGCCTTGGCGCCACCATCAGCGGCCAAGTCGTTTTAAAAGGCACCCCGCCGCCCGAAATTCAAAATAACGCCATCTCTGCCGACCCGAATTGCAGCCGATTCCATTCGCAACCGGTAAAAACACAATTCTACGTTGTTTCCACCAACGGCGGACTCGCCAACGTGTTCGTATTTATCCGGAGCGGACTCGAAGGAAAACAATTCACGCCTCCCACCACCCCCGTCCTGATCAACCAGGTTGGTTGCGAATACGAACCCTACATTTCTGCAGCCATGGTGAGACAAACCATCCGCGTGGGAAACTCCGATCCTGTGCTGCACAACGTCCACCCCACCCCGACCGCCCGTGGCAACCGGGAATCGAACCGAGCCCAGATGCCCGGCGCGTCTCCGCTCAATTTCAGCTTTAACGTTGCTGAGTTGCCCATCCGAATCAAATGCGATGTTCATCCCTGGATGTTTGCCTACGTTTTTGTCGTGGACCATCCCTTCTTTGCCATTACGGACGAGAATGGCAACTTCAGCATCAAGAATGTTCCTACGGGTAAGTATGTCCTCGAAGCTTACCATCTGAAAACGCATCGCGACAAGAGCGCTGGAGTCACCCAGTCGATCA encodes the following:
- a CDS encoding polyprenol monophosphomannose synthase; its protein translation is MNQTLVVVPTYNERDNLPPLVERLLKLPVPVDLLVVDDNSPDGTGKLADELAAKHPAVHVLHRQQKQGLGRAYCAGFTWALERDYEFIMEMDGDFSHNPDDIPRFIEAAQNAYLVLGSRYCNGIRVINWPLSRLMLSKGAAEYVRLITGMPFTDPTGGFKCFRRRALQSLDLNTIESNGYCFQIEMTHKIWRQGMQVVEVPIIFTDRFQGTSKMSGGIINEALWMVWKLWFQNGLRRSPRSKVPPPEPIKQANSPQHAK
- a CDS encoding tetratricopeptide repeat protein, whose amino-acid sequence is MGSIFTLIRVLAHAGSGSVFGILSALVFGVFQIWMLINAWRNKEYLWVLLILMGLGIWYFFYVYRHTISTNRGFELPGASKRKRIKELQAKIHHLDNAVHHFHLGDIYFQQGKLDKAEACYRAALERDPKDIDARAHLGQTLLRLKRPAEARPLLEGVCHEDPKHDYGYSMMALAETLSAVGEQNAALEVWLRVTSQHSYPRAKVQLAELYVAKNQLDPARAELRDILADDAHAPAFQRKRDRVWVHRAKRLIKKI
- a CDS encoding glucuronate isomerase, with amino-acid sequence MKSILSEAHQVPFAAQVEEIVASTPVYDIHTHLYEPAFNELLLWGIDELLVYHYLVAESFRQHNLPYDKFWALSKTQQADLIWNSLFIEHSPISEACRGVLTTLHAFGLDVKKHDLPSIRNWFANRKLDTHITECMQLAGVKTICMTNSPFDDLERPVWERGFQRDERFTAALRIDPLILNWPEVAPKLAQWGYNVEANPSSGKTFSEIRRFLADWSKRINAQYVMVSLPPDFQFPANTMSASIIEHAVLPHCRDTGLPFALMPGVKRAVNPQLKLAGDGVGLTDLTMLQNLCAQFPENKFLATVLARENQHELCVLARKFRNLHIFGCWWFTNIPSIIDEMTRMRIELLGTSFTPQHSDARVLDQIVYKWQHSRRVIARVLLEKYLELGQDGWPVSRAEVERDVKDLFGGAFERFCKS